A single region of the Vagococcus teuberi genome encodes:
- the rnpA gene encoding ribonuclease P protein component, producing the protein MKKAYRIKKEKEFQQIIENKQSFANRNFIVYVYESPENTHFRVGLSVGKKVGNAVTRNYVKRLIRTSLYDMKGMIQPNYNIVLIARPQVINLSLEEVKKNIVHVFKLANLMK; encoded by the coding sequence ATGAAAAAAGCGTATCGAATTAAAAAAGAAAAAGAATTTCAACAAATAATTGAGAATAAGCAATCTTTTGCGAATAGAAATTTTATTGTGTACGTCTATGAATCACCTGAAAATACTCATTTTCGTGTAGGGTTATCTGTAGGAAAAAAAGTAGGAAATGCTGTAACACGTAATTATGTGAAACGATTAATACGAACTTCTTTATACGACATGAAAGGGATGATTCAGCCGAATTACAATATTGTATTAATTGCAAGACCTCAAGTCATTAATTTATCTTTAGAAGAAGTAAAGAAAAATATCGTACACGTGTTTAAATTAGCTAATTTAATGAAATAA